Proteins encoded together in one Pogoniulus pusillus isolate bPogPus1 chromosome 18, bPogPus1.pri, whole genome shotgun sequence window:
- the NUP43 gene encoding nucleoporin Nup43 — protein MEDVCAKFVSQKISKARWRPLPAAALQPPDLFATGSWDNEDNRISIWSIGDVGNVGLNGEFQAEPQLLCDIRHNGDVMDMQFLDQERIVVASSTGTVTVFRHHQNNQTLSANQRWEKAHYHVDQETSCGGAACTGIVCNNPEIVTVGEDGRINLFKADQKNAVRTIDNADSSTLHAVTFLRTTEILTVNSIGQLKIWDLRQQRNEPSQIFSLTGDRVPLHCVDRHPNQQHIVATGGQDGMLSIWDIRQDTMPVSLLNAHEAEMWEVHFHPSNPDHLFTCSEDGSLWHWDTSTDVAEKPSFLHQGGRSTTHFSHSTINQSVISAWLSNDPTKDRMEITNLIPNQTLSVNTLDVLGPCLVYGTDAEAIYVNRQIFA, from the exons ATGGAGGATGTGTGCGCCAAGTTCGTGTCGCAGAAGATCAGCAAGGCGCGCTGGCGGCCCCTGCCCGCCGCTGCGCTCCAGCCCCCCGACCTCTTCGCCACCGGTTCCTGGGACAACGAG GATAACAGAATCTCGATTTGGTCTATTGGAGATGTTGGAAACGTGGGCCTCAATGGCGAGTTTCAAGCAGAACCTCAGCTGCTGTGTGACATCAGGCACAATGGTGATGTCATGGACATGCAG TTTTTGGATCAAGAGAGAATTGTGGTTGCCTCATCAACAGGAACTGTGACTGTATTCCGTCATCATCAAAATAACCAG ACTTTATCTGCCAACCAGCGGTGGGAGAAAGCTCATTATCATGTGGATCAAGAAACATCTTGTGGTGGAGCAGCATGTACTGGCATCGTCTGCAATAACCCAGAAATTGTCACTGTTGGAGAAGATGGTAGAATAAATCTCTTCAAAGCTGACCAAAAGAATGCAGTAAGAACTATAG ACAATGCAGACAGCAGTACGCTCCATGCTGTGACTTTCCTTCGCACAACTGAAATCTTGACAGTAAATTCAATTGGACAGTTAAAAATATGGGACCTCAGACAACAAAGAAATGAACCATCTCAAATATTTTCTTT gACAGGTGACAGAGTTCCACTGCACTGTGTGGACAGGCATCCCAATCAGCAGCATATTGTGGCCACAGGAGGCCAGGATGGGATGCTGAGTATATGGGATATCAGGCAGGATACTATGCCAGTGTCCCTGCTTAATGCTCATGAAGCAGAAA TGTGGGAAGTTCACTTCCATCCTTCCAACCCGGATCACTTATTTACATGTTCTGAAGATGGATCTTTATGGCACTGGGATACTTCCACAGATGTAGCTGAAAAACCATCTTTTCTTCATCAAG gaggaagaagtacCACCCATTTTTCCCACAGTACCATTAACCAGTCTGTAATAAGTGCCTGGCTAAGCAACGATCCTACCAAAGACCGAATGGAAATCACCAACTTAATTCCAAATCAGACTTTGTCTGTGAATACTTTAGATGTTTTGGGACCATGCCTAGTATATGGTACTGATGCAGAGGCTATTTATGTGAACAGACAAATTTTTGCATGA
- the LATS1 gene encoding serine/threonine-protein kinase LATS1 isoform X2 produces MKRSEKPEGYRQMRPKTFPASSYTGSSQQMLQEIRESLRNLPKPSDAAKADHSMGKMLSEDPRQGRNPPKFVTYHKVLQEIRNSLLPFANETTSAVKGTSEVNRQMLQDLQAAGFDEDMVIQALKQTNNRSIEAAIEFISKMSYQDPRREQMVAAAARPVNAGTVQQSVNRKQSWKGSKESLVPQRHGPSLGDAVVYRSESPSSQPDVGRPLSGSGIAAFAQAHPGNGQRVNPPPLPQIRSVTPPPPPPRGQTPPPRGTTPPPPSWEPNSQTKRYSGNMEYVISRISPVPPGAWQDGYPPPPMNPPPINSSAPGQRGMSAVPIGRQPIIMQSSANSKFSYPSGRAGMQNGNCQAEFIVHQNVVSGNSVSRQPPPYPMNSTNRQSPTALQMQAGGSAPPSVYTNGNLPQAMMVPNRNSHNMELYNTNVAGIPASWSQPSPVQPQSSPGSGHDLPAWQPNVPVRSNSFNNHHGNRQSHSSSSQPSATTVTAITPAPIQQPVKSMRVLKPELQTALAPTHPSWMPQPVQTVQTIPFSESASTNMAVMSPVAEAPNYQGPPPPYPKHLLHQNPSVNLYETGPKLNKEESPILSKEDENEKIYECVDSGDKEKKQITTSPVPVRKNKKDEERRESRIQSYSPQAFKFFMEQHVENILKSHQQRLHRKKQLENEMMRVGLSPEARDQMRKMLCQKESNYIRLRRAKMDKSMFVKIKTLGVGAFGEVCLARKVDTNALYATKTLRKKDVLLRNQVAHVKAERDILAEADNEWVVRLYYSFQDKDNLYFVMDYIPGGDMMSLLIRMGVFPENLARFYTAELTCAVESVHKMGFIHRDIKPDNILIDRDGHIKLTDFGLCTGFRWTHDSKYYQSGDHVRQDSMDFSNEWGDPVNCRCGDRLKPLERRAARQHQRCLAHSLVGTPNYIAPEVLLRTGYTQLCDWWSVGVILFEMLVGQPPFLAQTPLETQMKVINWQTALHIPPQAKLTPEASDLIIKLCRGPEDRLGKNGADEIKAHPFFKTIDFSSDLRRQSAFYIPKIAHPTDTSNFDPVDPDKLWSDDDKEGNRNDTLNGWYKNGKHPEHAFYEFTFRRFFDDNGYPYNNPKPIEYEYSSSQNSEPQSDDDDDEQTGRGVQNRDLVYV; encoded by the exons ATGAAGAGAAGTGAGAAGCCAGAAGGTTATAGACAAATGAGGCCTAAGACTTTTCCTGCCAGTAGCTAtactggcagcagccagcagatgcTACAGGAAATACGAGAGAGCCTCAGAAATTTGCCTAAACCCTCGGATGCTGCTAAAGCCGATCACAGCATGGGCAAAATGTTATCTGAAGATCCTAGACAAGGTCGAAATCCCCCCAAGTTTGTGACATATCATAAAGTTTTGCAGGAGATCAGAAACTCACTTCTGCCTTTTGCAAATGAAACGACCTCAGCCGTCAAAGGAACGTCAGAAGTTAATCGACAAATGCTGCAGGATTTACAAGCTGCTGGCTTTGATGAG GATATGGTTATACAAGCTCTTAAACAAACTAACAACCGTAGTATAGAAGCTGCCATTGAATTTATAAGTAAAATGAGCTACCAAGATCCTCGTCGGGAACAGAtggttgcagcagcagcaagacctGTAAATGCAG GGACTGTACAGCAATCAGTTAACCgcaagcagagctggaagggttCTAAGGAGTCCTTGGTTCCTCAGAGGCATGGCCCTTCCCTGGGAGATGCTGTGGTTTATCGCTCAGAAagtcccagctctcagcctgatgTAGGAAGGCCCTTATCTGGATCTGGCATTGCAGCATTTGCTCAGGCTCATCCTGGCAATGGACAAAGAGTGAATCCTCCACCTCTACCACAGATAAGGAGtgtcactcctcctcctccacctcctcgaGGACAGACACCTCCTCCACGGGGAActactcctccacctccttcctGGGAACCAAACTCTCAAACAAAGCGCTACTCTGGAAACATGGAATATGTCATCTCCCGTATTTCTCCAGTGCCACCAGGAGCATGGCAGGATGGTTATCCCCCTCCACCCATGAATCCTCCACCCATAAATTCTTCTGCGCCAGGCCAGAGAGGCATGAGTGCTGTCCCCATTGGCAGGCAACCAATAATCATGCAGAGTTCTGCCAATAGCAAATTTAGTTATCCATCAGGAAGAGCTGGAATGCAAAATGGCAATTGTCAGGCAGAATTCATAGTTCACCAGAATGTGGTGTCTGGGAATTCAGTGAGTCGTCAACCGCCCCCATATCCCATGAATTCAACCAATAGGCAAAGTCCTACAGCATTACAGATGCAGGCAGGTGGATCTGCTCCTCCTTCAGTGTATACCAATGGAAATCTTCCTCAGGCAATGATGGTGCCAAATAGAAATAGTCACAACATGGAACTTTATAACACAAATGTGGCTGGAATACCTGCATCCTGGTCACAGCCTTCCCCTGTGCAACCACAGTCATCACCTGGCAGTGGTCATGACTTGCCTGCATGGCAACCCAATGTTCCTGTACGGTCAAATTCTTTCAACAACCATCATGGAAATAGACAGAGTCACTCTAGCAGCTCTCAGCCTTCAGCTACAACAGTAACAGCCATCACACCAGCTCCCATTCAGCAACCAGTAAAAAGTATGCGTGTGTTAAAACCAGAGCTACAGACTGCTTTAGCACCCACTCACCCATCCTGGATGCCACAACCTGTGCAAACTGTTCAGACCATTCCCTTCTCTGAGAGTGCATCTACAAATATGGCAGTTATGTCTCCTGTTGCAGAGGCTCCAAATTACCAGGGTCCCCCACCGCCTTACCCAAAACACTTGTTACACCAAAATCCTTCTGTCAATCTGTATGAGACAGGACCCAAGCTCAACAAAGAAGAATCACCTATTTTATCCAAGGAGGATGAGAATGAGAAGATCTATGAATGTGTTGATTCAGGagataaagaaaagaaacaaatcacAACATCACCTGTTCCTGTTAGAAAAAACAAGAAGgatgaagaaagaagagagtcTCGCATTCAGAGCTATTCCCCTCAAGCCTTTAAATTCTTCATGGAGCAGCATGTGGAGAATATACTCAAGTCCCATCAGCAGCGCTTGCACCGGAAAAAACAACTGGAGAACGAAATGATGCGG GTTGGATTGTCACCAGAAGCTCGAGATCAAATGAGGAAAATGTTGTGTCAGAAAGAGTCTAATTATATTCGGCTAAGAAGAGCTAAAATGGACAAGTCCATGTTTGTAAAAATTAAAACCCTTGGAGTCGGTGCATTTGGAGAAGTCTGCCTCGCAAGGAAAGTGGATACTAATGCCCTGTATGCAACAAAAACTCTGAGGAAGAAAGATGTCTTGCTTAGAAATCAAGTTGCTCATGTTAAAGCTGAGCGAGATATCCTTGCAGAAGCTGATAACGAATGGGTGGTTCGCCTGTACTATTCGTTCCAAGATAAGGACAATTTGTACTTTGTAATGGACTACATTCCAGGAGGTGACATGATGAGTCTCCTAATTAGAATGGGTGTTTTTCCAGAAAATCTGGCACGGTTCTACACAGCAGAACTGACCTGCGCCGTTGAAAGCGTTCACAAAATGGGCTTCATCCACAGAGATATTAAACCTGATAATATCTTGATAGACCGGGATGGACATATTAAATTGACTGACTTTGGGCTCTGTACAGGTTTTCGATGGACCCACGATTCAAAATACTACCAGAGTG GTGATCATGTACGTCAGGACAGCATGGATTTCAGCAATGAGTGGGGTGATCCAGTGAATTGCAGATGTGGGGACCGGCTGAAGCCCCTTGAGCGCAGGGCTGCACGTCAGCATCAGCGCTGTCTGGCCCATTCCCTCGTCGGCACACCCAACTATATTGCACCAGAAGTACTGTTACGAACAG GTTACACACAGTTGTGTGACTGGTGGAGTGTCGGAGTAATTCTCTTTGAAATGTTAGTGGGACAGCCTCCCTTCCTGGCACAAACACCACTGGAAACACAGATGAAG GTTATCAACTGGCAAACTGCACTTCATATCCCACCTCAAGCTAAACTGACTCCAGAAGCCTCCGACCTTATTATTAAACTCTGCCGAGGACCAGAAGATCGTTTAGGCAAAAATGGTGCAGATGAAatcaaagctcatccattctTTAAAACAATTGACTTCTCAAGCGATCTGCGGCGACAGTCTGCTTTCTACATCCCCAAAATTGCTCATCCTACCGACACCTCGAACTTTGATCCGGTCGATCCAGATAAGTTGTGGAGCGATGATGATAAGGAAGGGAACAGAAACGATACACTTAATGGGTGGTACAAAAATGGAAAACATCCTGAACATGCTTTTTATGAGTTTACCTTCCGAAGGTTTTTTGATGACAATGGCTACCCATACAACAATCCAAAGCCCATTGAGTATGAGTATAGTAGTTCCCAAAACTCAGAACCGCAgtcagatgatgatgatgatgaacaGACAGGTAGAGGAGTTCAAAATCGTGACCTGGTTTATGTTTAG
- the LATS1 gene encoding serine/threonine-protein kinase LATS1 isoform X1, with the protein MKRSEKPEGYRQMRPKTFPASSYTGSSQQMLQEIRESLRNLPKPSDAAKADHSMGKMLSEDPRQGRNPPKFVTYHKVLQEIRNSLLPFANETTSAVKGTSEVNRQMLQDLQAAGFDEDMVIQALKQTNNRSIEAAIEFISKMSYQDPRREQMVAAAARPVNAGMKPPGTVQQSVNRKQSWKGSKESLVPQRHGPSLGDAVVYRSESPSSQPDVGRPLSGSGIAAFAQAHPGNGQRVNPPPLPQIRSVTPPPPPPRGQTPPPRGTTPPPPSWEPNSQTKRYSGNMEYVISRISPVPPGAWQDGYPPPPMNPPPINSSAPGQRGMSAVPIGRQPIIMQSSANSKFSYPSGRAGMQNGNCQAEFIVHQNVVSGNSVSRQPPPYPMNSTNRQSPTALQMQAGGSAPPSVYTNGNLPQAMMVPNRNSHNMELYNTNVAGIPASWSQPSPVQPQSSPGSGHDLPAWQPNVPVRSNSFNNHHGNRQSHSSSSQPSATTVTAITPAPIQQPVKSMRVLKPELQTALAPTHPSWMPQPVQTVQTIPFSESASTNMAVMSPVAEAPNYQGPPPPYPKHLLHQNPSVNLYETGPKLNKEESPILSKEDENEKIYECVDSGDKEKKQITTSPVPVRKNKKDEERRESRIQSYSPQAFKFFMEQHVENILKSHQQRLHRKKQLENEMMRVGLSPEARDQMRKMLCQKESNYIRLRRAKMDKSMFVKIKTLGVGAFGEVCLARKVDTNALYATKTLRKKDVLLRNQVAHVKAERDILAEADNEWVVRLYYSFQDKDNLYFVMDYIPGGDMMSLLIRMGVFPENLARFYTAELTCAVESVHKMGFIHRDIKPDNILIDRDGHIKLTDFGLCTGFRWTHDSKYYQSGDHVRQDSMDFSNEWGDPVNCRCGDRLKPLERRAARQHQRCLAHSLVGTPNYIAPEVLLRTGYTQLCDWWSVGVILFEMLVGQPPFLAQTPLETQMKVINWQTALHIPPQAKLTPEASDLIIKLCRGPEDRLGKNGADEIKAHPFFKTIDFSSDLRRQSAFYIPKIAHPTDTSNFDPVDPDKLWSDDDKEGNRNDTLNGWYKNGKHPEHAFYEFTFRRFFDDNGYPYNNPKPIEYEYSSSQNSEPQSDDDDDEQTGRGVQNRDLVYV; encoded by the exons ATGAAGAGAAGTGAGAAGCCAGAAGGTTATAGACAAATGAGGCCTAAGACTTTTCCTGCCAGTAGCTAtactggcagcagccagcagatgcTACAGGAAATACGAGAGAGCCTCAGAAATTTGCCTAAACCCTCGGATGCTGCTAAAGCCGATCACAGCATGGGCAAAATGTTATCTGAAGATCCTAGACAAGGTCGAAATCCCCCCAAGTTTGTGACATATCATAAAGTTTTGCAGGAGATCAGAAACTCACTTCTGCCTTTTGCAAATGAAACGACCTCAGCCGTCAAAGGAACGTCAGAAGTTAATCGACAAATGCTGCAGGATTTACAAGCTGCTGGCTTTGATGAG GATATGGTTATACAAGCTCTTAAACAAACTAACAACCGTAGTATAGAAGCTGCCATTGAATTTATAAGTAAAATGAGCTACCAAGATCCTCGTCGGGAACAGAtggttgcagcagcagcaagacctGTAAATGCAGGTATGAAACCACCAG GGACTGTACAGCAATCAGTTAACCgcaagcagagctggaagggttCTAAGGAGTCCTTGGTTCCTCAGAGGCATGGCCCTTCCCTGGGAGATGCTGTGGTTTATCGCTCAGAAagtcccagctctcagcctgatgTAGGAAGGCCCTTATCTGGATCTGGCATTGCAGCATTTGCTCAGGCTCATCCTGGCAATGGACAAAGAGTGAATCCTCCACCTCTACCACAGATAAGGAGtgtcactcctcctcctccacctcctcgaGGACAGACACCTCCTCCACGGGGAActactcctccacctccttcctGGGAACCAAACTCTCAAACAAAGCGCTACTCTGGAAACATGGAATATGTCATCTCCCGTATTTCTCCAGTGCCACCAGGAGCATGGCAGGATGGTTATCCCCCTCCACCCATGAATCCTCCACCCATAAATTCTTCTGCGCCAGGCCAGAGAGGCATGAGTGCTGTCCCCATTGGCAGGCAACCAATAATCATGCAGAGTTCTGCCAATAGCAAATTTAGTTATCCATCAGGAAGAGCTGGAATGCAAAATGGCAATTGTCAGGCAGAATTCATAGTTCACCAGAATGTGGTGTCTGGGAATTCAGTGAGTCGTCAACCGCCCCCATATCCCATGAATTCAACCAATAGGCAAAGTCCTACAGCATTACAGATGCAGGCAGGTGGATCTGCTCCTCCTTCAGTGTATACCAATGGAAATCTTCCTCAGGCAATGATGGTGCCAAATAGAAATAGTCACAACATGGAACTTTATAACACAAATGTGGCTGGAATACCTGCATCCTGGTCACAGCCTTCCCCTGTGCAACCACAGTCATCACCTGGCAGTGGTCATGACTTGCCTGCATGGCAACCCAATGTTCCTGTACGGTCAAATTCTTTCAACAACCATCATGGAAATAGACAGAGTCACTCTAGCAGCTCTCAGCCTTCAGCTACAACAGTAACAGCCATCACACCAGCTCCCATTCAGCAACCAGTAAAAAGTATGCGTGTGTTAAAACCAGAGCTACAGACTGCTTTAGCACCCACTCACCCATCCTGGATGCCACAACCTGTGCAAACTGTTCAGACCATTCCCTTCTCTGAGAGTGCATCTACAAATATGGCAGTTATGTCTCCTGTTGCAGAGGCTCCAAATTACCAGGGTCCCCCACCGCCTTACCCAAAACACTTGTTACACCAAAATCCTTCTGTCAATCTGTATGAGACAGGACCCAAGCTCAACAAAGAAGAATCACCTATTTTATCCAAGGAGGATGAGAATGAGAAGATCTATGAATGTGTTGATTCAGGagataaagaaaagaaacaaatcacAACATCACCTGTTCCTGTTAGAAAAAACAAGAAGgatgaagaaagaagagagtcTCGCATTCAGAGCTATTCCCCTCAAGCCTTTAAATTCTTCATGGAGCAGCATGTGGAGAATATACTCAAGTCCCATCAGCAGCGCTTGCACCGGAAAAAACAACTGGAGAACGAAATGATGCGG GTTGGATTGTCACCAGAAGCTCGAGATCAAATGAGGAAAATGTTGTGTCAGAAAGAGTCTAATTATATTCGGCTAAGAAGAGCTAAAATGGACAAGTCCATGTTTGTAAAAATTAAAACCCTTGGAGTCGGTGCATTTGGAGAAGTCTGCCTCGCAAGGAAAGTGGATACTAATGCCCTGTATGCAACAAAAACTCTGAGGAAGAAAGATGTCTTGCTTAGAAATCAAGTTGCTCATGTTAAAGCTGAGCGAGATATCCTTGCAGAAGCTGATAACGAATGGGTGGTTCGCCTGTACTATTCGTTCCAAGATAAGGACAATTTGTACTTTGTAATGGACTACATTCCAGGAGGTGACATGATGAGTCTCCTAATTAGAATGGGTGTTTTTCCAGAAAATCTGGCACGGTTCTACACAGCAGAACTGACCTGCGCCGTTGAAAGCGTTCACAAAATGGGCTTCATCCACAGAGATATTAAACCTGATAATATCTTGATAGACCGGGATGGACATATTAAATTGACTGACTTTGGGCTCTGTACAGGTTTTCGATGGACCCACGATTCAAAATACTACCAGAGTG GTGATCATGTACGTCAGGACAGCATGGATTTCAGCAATGAGTGGGGTGATCCAGTGAATTGCAGATGTGGGGACCGGCTGAAGCCCCTTGAGCGCAGGGCTGCACGTCAGCATCAGCGCTGTCTGGCCCATTCCCTCGTCGGCACACCCAACTATATTGCACCAGAAGTACTGTTACGAACAG GTTACACACAGTTGTGTGACTGGTGGAGTGTCGGAGTAATTCTCTTTGAAATGTTAGTGGGACAGCCTCCCTTCCTGGCACAAACACCACTGGAAACACAGATGAAG GTTATCAACTGGCAAACTGCACTTCATATCCCACCTCAAGCTAAACTGACTCCAGAAGCCTCCGACCTTATTATTAAACTCTGCCGAGGACCAGAAGATCGTTTAGGCAAAAATGGTGCAGATGAAatcaaagctcatccattctTTAAAACAATTGACTTCTCAAGCGATCTGCGGCGACAGTCTGCTTTCTACATCCCCAAAATTGCTCATCCTACCGACACCTCGAACTTTGATCCGGTCGATCCAGATAAGTTGTGGAGCGATGATGATAAGGAAGGGAACAGAAACGATACACTTAATGGGTGGTACAAAAATGGAAAACATCCTGAACATGCTTTTTATGAGTTTACCTTCCGAAGGTTTTTTGATGACAATGGCTACCCATACAACAATCCAAAGCCCATTGAGTATGAGTATAGTAGTTCCCAAAACTCAGAACCGCAgtcagatgatgatgatgatgaacaGACAGGTAGAGGAGTTCAAAATCGTGACCTGGTTTATGTTTAG